Proteins from a single region of Juglans microcarpa x Juglans regia isolate MS1-56 unplaced genomic scaffold, Jm3101_v1.0 JmScfU0011, whole genome shotgun sequence:
- the LOC121245242 gene encoding uncharacterized mitochondrial protein AtMg00810-like, whose amino-acid sequence MVTVRYFLSLAAIHNWHLVHLDVNNAFLYGDLDETIYMRLPPGYLKKGDTRVCKLQKSLYGLKQASRQWNSKFIVALVELGFVQSKSDYSLFTKKTNDYFVALLVYVDDILLASSDLSVVQNIKHSLSTFFKLKDLGPIKYFLGMKIARFKKGISICQRKYALELIADIGLLASKPVNFPMDSHCRLSKSDGKLLEDTTAYRRLIGKLLYLTHTRPDITYSVHYLSQFLESPRVPHMQAALRIVRYVKMAPGQGIFLSISSRVILKAFADSDWANCPDTRRSVSGYCVFLSDSLVSWKSKKQTTVSRSSAEAEYRSMAYALISFIMRERNILN is encoded by the exons ATGGTGACAGTGAGGTATTTCTTATCCTTGGCAGCAATTCATAATTGGCATCTAGTGCATTTAGATGTCAATAATGCTTTCCTTTATGGTGATTTGGATGAAACAATTTACATGAGACTTCCACCTGGATATCTTAAAAAGGGGGACACTCGAGTTTGCAAGCTACAAAAATCCTTATATGGATTAAAACAGGCCTCTAGGCAATGGAACTCAAAGTTCATTGTAGCCTTGGTTGAGTTGGGGTTTGTTCAATCTAAATCTGACTATTCATTGTttacaaagaaaacaaatgatTATTTTGTGGCTCTTTTggtgtatgtggatgatatcCTACTGGCCAGTAGTGATCTCTCTGTTGTTCAGAATATCAAGCACTCTTTGAGTACATTTTTCAAGCTAAAGGATTTAGGTCCTATCAAGTATTTCCTAGGAATGAAAATAGCTCGATTCAAGAAGGGCATTTCTATAtgccaaagaaaatatgcactagAATTGATAGCTGATATTGGTTTATTGGCTTCTAAGCCAGTGAATTTTCCTATGGATTCCCATTGCAGACTTTCTAAGTCTGATGGAAAATTGCTTGAAGATACAACTGCCTACAGGAGGCTCATAGGCAAGTTATTGTACCTTACTCATACCAGGCCAGATATAACCTACTCAGTTCATTATTTGAGTCAGTTTTTAGAATCACCTCGTGTTCCTCATATGCAAGCAGCACTCAGAATAGTTAGATATGTCAAGATGGCACCAGGTCAAGgcattttcctttccatttcaTCTAGAGTTATTTTGAAAGCTTTTGCTGATTCGGATTGGGCAAATTGTCCTGATACAAGAAGATCTGTCTCTGGATATTGTGTTTTCCTTAGTGATTCATTAGTTTCTTGGAAATCCAAGAAGCAAACCACTGTCTCCAGGTCTTCTGCAGAGGCTGAATATAGATCCATGGCATATGCA CTAATCTCGTTTATCATGAGAGAACGAAACATATTGAATTAG